One Clostridium estertheticum DNA segment encodes these proteins:
- a CDS encoding YbaB/EbfC family nucleoid-associated protein: MAKGGFPGMGGNMNSLMKQAQKFQQQMEEMQKDLGDKRFEASVGGGAVTAIANGKRQLVDVKIKPEVIDPDDVEMLQDLIMSACNEALKKAEDETSSEMGKLTGGFNMPGMF; the protein is encoded by the coding sequence ATGGCAAAAGGTGGATTTCCAGGTATGGGTGGAAATATGAATAGTCTAATGAAACAAGCACAAAAATTTCAACAACAAATGGAAGAAATGCAAAAGGATTTAGGAGATAAAAGATTTGAGGCATCCGTTGGTGGTGGAGCAGTAACTGCAATAGCTAATGGAAAGAGGCAACTTGTTGATGTAAAGATAAAACCAGAAGTAATAGATCCAGATGATGTTGAAATGCTACAAGATTTAATTATGAGTGCTTGCAATGAAGCACTGAAAAAAGCAGAAGATGAAACAAGTAGTGAAATGGGTAAATTAACAGGTGGATTTAACATGCCAGGAATGTTTTAG
- the ptsP gene encoding phosphoenolpyruvate--protein phosphotransferase, with protein sequence MKGIGVSPGIVIGKVLLKEEKKIIIEKKDIISCEEEIKRYKVAMENSKSEIQDIYNNVLKNIGENEATIFEAHLMILEDPEMLEQIEKKIKDDKVNAEWALKEISEMFIAMFDAMDNEYMKERAADIKDVTSRLMKKLLNIEEVNFGQLANEVIIVARDLTPSDTSQIDKKKVLGFITEIGGRTSHSAIMARTLEIPAIVAVKDITHNVKNGDLIVFDGEEGLIFVNPEEKIVNKYEEKKAEYNKSQKELQLLIGKESITTDGIKVELSANIGTPKDLESVLNNDAEGIGLYRSEFLYMDRTSAPTEEEQYEAYKEVAQKMKNKPVVIRTLDVGGDKELDYLNLPKEMNPFLGYRAIRVCLDKVDIFKTQLRAILRASAYGNIKIMFPMISSIEELRAAKAILEEVKNELNSENIAFNEKLEVGIMVEIPAAAIISDLFAKEVDFFSIGTNDLIQYTTAVDRMNEKISHLYNPFHPALLRLVKTVIDNAHSESKWVGMCGEVAGDPKLIPILIGMGLDEFSMSPISILRARGIIRNISQEKMRDLANQVIKLPTAEEVEKFIEKNINVKH encoded by the coding sequence GTGAAGGGTATTGGAGTTTCACCAGGAATAGTAATAGGAAAAGTTTTATTAAAAGAAGAAAAGAAAATTATTATAGAGAAAAAAGATATTATAAGTTGTGAAGAGGAAATTAAAAGATATAAGGTGGCTATGGAAAATAGCAAAAGTGAAATCCAGGATATATATAATAATGTGTTAAAAAACATAGGCGAAAATGAAGCTACAATATTTGAAGCTCATTTAATGATACTCGAGGATCCAGAAATGCTTGAGCAAATTGAGAAAAAAATTAAAGATGATAAAGTTAATGCGGAGTGGGCACTAAAAGAGATTTCAGAAATGTTCATAGCTATGTTTGATGCTATGGATAATGAATATATGAAAGAAAGAGCAGCAGACATAAAGGACGTAACATCGAGACTTATGAAAAAGCTGTTGAATATTGAAGAGGTTAACTTTGGACAGTTAGCTAATGAAGTCATAATTGTGGCCCGTGATTTAACTCCTTCCGATACATCACAGATAGACAAAAAAAAGGTCTTAGGTTTTATAACAGAAATTGGTGGAAGAACTTCACACTCTGCTATAATGGCTAGAACTTTAGAAATACCTGCAATAGTCGCAGTAAAAGATATAACCCATAACGTTAAAAATGGAGATTTAATAGTTTTTGATGGTGAAGAAGGATTAATATTTGTTAATCCAGAAGAAAAAATAGTAAATAAATATGAAGAGAAAAAGGCAGAATATAATAAATCTCAAAAAGAGTTACAGCTATTAATAGGAAAAGAAAGCATCACTACTGATGGGATAAAAGTAGAATTATCTGCAAATATTGGAACTCCAAAGGATTTGGAGAGTGTTTTAAATAATGATGCTGAAGGCATAGGCTTATATAGATCTGAATTTTTGTACATGGATAGGACATCAGCACCAACTGAAGAGGAACAGTACGAAGCCTACAAGGAAGTCGCGCAGAAGATGAAAAATAAACCTGTAGTTATTAGAACACTAGATGTTGGTGGAGATAAGGAATTAGATTATTTAAATCTACCTAAGGAAATGAATCCTTTTCTAGGATATAGAGCTATAAGAGTTTGTTTGGATAAGGTAGATATATTTAAAACTCAATTAAGGGCAATACTAAGAGCTAGTGCCTATGGAAATATTAAAATAATGTTTCCAATGATTTCTAGTATTGAAGAATTAAGAGCAGCAAAGGCGATTTTAGAAGAAGTAAAAAATGAATTGAACAGTGAAAATATAGCATTTAATGAAAAACTAGAAGTGGGAATTATGGTAGAAATACCTGCAGCTGCTATTATTTCAGATTTATTTGCTAAAGAGGTAGACTTTTTTAGTATAGGAACTAATGATCTTATTCAATACACAACTGCAGTAGATAGAATGAATGAAAAAATATCTCATTTGTATAATCCATTTCATCCTGCATTACTAAGACTAGTAAAAACGGTTATAGATAATGCTCATAGTGAAAGTAAATGGGTAGGTATGTGTGGAGAAGTAGCGGGAGATCCTAAACTAATTCCTATTTTAATTGGAATGGGCCTGGATGAATTTAGTATGAGTCCTATATCAATCTTAAGGGCAAGAGGGATTATTAGAAATATATCTCAGGAGAAAATGAGAGATTTAGCGAATCAAGTTATTAAACTACCTACAGCCGAGGAAGTTGAGAAATTCATAGAAAAAAATATAAATGTAAAACATTAA
- a CDS encoding HPr family phosphocarrier protein, producing MYEAEIVLMNEQGLHARPASIVAKKASKFTSHITLIKDGKEYNAKSIINILSMAASKGDKIKIVASGDDETKAVEELKIVIEKEIVEL from the coding sequence ATGTACGAAGCAGAAATCGTGTTGATGAATGAGCAAGGTTTGCATGCAAGACCAGCAAGCATTGTGGCTAAAAAAGCATCTAAGTTTACTTCTCATATAACTTTAATCAAGGACGGAAAAGAGTATAATGCAAAAAGTATAATAAACATATTAAGTATGGCAGCTTCAAAAGGTGATAAAATTAAAATTGTAGCATCTGGAGACGATGAAACAAAGGCAGTAGAAGAATTGAAAATAGTAATTGAGAAAGAAATCGTAGAACTTTAA
- the dnaX gene encoding DNA polymerase III subunit gamma/tau, whose translation MAYKALYREWRPKTFQDVVGQEHVTITLKNQINNQRIAHAYLLCGTRGTGKTSTAKILAKAVNCTNSDHGEPCNVCDMCVKINSGTAIDVTEIDAASHNGVDNIRDIIEDVQYPPQEAKYKVYIIDEVHMLSIGAVNAFLKTLEEPPSNIIFILATTDPQKLPITILSRCQRFDFKRIKSADIFERLRKIATEQGVFVEDNSLKLISRVSDGAMRDALSILDQAISMNEDKVEYDSVIDMLGLVTSEGLTILSDSIIDRNIEAAMKSINEIVYSGKDIYVFIKDMTTHMRNLLMAKVSEDVEDILDMSSENIIILKKQAAKIRVEEIMRNIKILQDAEEQAKWSKQNRIYLELAVIKMCKIEYDTSKEVLLARINKLEEVIKQGKITVACESVTPSVSEKNGGKKENKPNKKAQIRPVQTHNPNSTLTVETVKKSFKDILDMFKARRHMVIYASLLTGEIASCQGGVIELSYEKQYAFNKIRLDKEENRNIIEEIFSESLKEPVKIKYTVEADEKEVRSPEDILIETFGEDLVEILDE comes from the coding sequence GTGGCATATAAGGCTTTATATAGAGAATGGAGACCAAAAACTTTTCAAGATGTAGTAGGTCAAGAGCATGTTACTATAACCTTAAAAAATCAAATAAATAACCAAAGGATAGCTCATGCATATCTTTTATGCGGAACAAGAGGAACAGGAAAGACATCCACGGCTAAAATCCTGGCAAAAGCGGTTAACTGCACAAATTCGGATCATGGAGAGCCTTGCAATGTATGTGATATGTGTGTCAAGATAAACTCAGGAACAGCAATAGATGTTACTGAGATAGATGCAGCATCCCATAATGGAGTAGATAATATCCGGGATATAATTGAAGATGTTCAATATCCGCCTCAGGAAGCTAAGTATAAAGTTTATATAATAGATGAGGTTCATATGTTATCCATAGGAGCAGTTAATGCTTTCTTAAAGACCCTGGAGGAACCACCAAGTAATATAATATTTATATTAGCCACAACTGATCCTCAAAAACTGCCAATAACTATATTATCTAGATGTCAAAGATTTGACTTTAAAAGAATAAAAAGTGCAGATATATTTGAAAGACTTAGAAAAATTGCTACGGAGCAAGGGGTTTTTGTGGAAGATAATAGTTTGAAATTAATATCAAGGGTTTCCGATGGAGCGATGAGAGATGCCTTAAGTATTTTAGATCAAGCAATATCAATGAATGAAGACAAGGTAGAGTACGATAGTGTTATCGATATGCTAGGCCTTGTAACCTCTGAGGGTCTTACAATACTTTCAGACAGTATAATAGATAGAAATATTGAAGCTGCGATGAAGAGTATAAATGAAATAGTTTATAGTGGTAAGGATATATATGTATTTATAAAAGATATGACTACTCATATGAGAAATCTGCTCATGGCTAAAGTAAGTGAAGATGTAGAAGACATTTTAGATATGTCTAGTGAAAATATAATCATTTTAAAAAAACAAGCAGCTAAAATAAGAGTAGAAGAAATTATGAGGAATATAAAGATACTACAAGATGCAGAGGAACAAGCTAAATGGAGCAAACAAAATAGAATTTATTTAGAACTTGCAGTTATTAAAATGTGCAAAATAGAATATGATACATCAAAAGAAGTGTTATTAGCTAGAATAAACAAATTGGAAGAAGTAATAAAACAAGGAAAGATAACTGTAGCTTGTGAAAGCGTAACTCCTAGTGTTTCTGAAAAGAATGGTGGAAAAAAAGAAAATAAGCCAAATAAAAAAGCACAAATAAGACCAGTGCAAACTCATAATCCTAATTCTACGTTAACCGTAGAAACTGTTAAAAAGTCTTTTAAGGATATTTTAGACATGTTTAAAGCACGAAGACATATGGTTATATATGCTTCTTTACTGACAGGAGAAATTGCATCTTGCCAAGGGGGCGTAATAGAGCTAAGTTATGAAAAACAATATGCCTTTAATAAAATTAGACTAGATAAAGAAGAAAATAGAAATATAATAGAAGAAATATTTTCTGAATCACTAAAAGAACCAGTAAAAATAAAATATACTGTAGAAGCTGATGAAAAAGAGGTAAGATCACCAGAGGACATACTAATAGAAACATTTGGAGAAGATCTTGTGGAAATACTAGATGAATAG
- the lgt gene encoding prolipoprotein diacylglyceryl transferase — MNPIAFNIFGLDIRWYGIFIATGMMVGIVLANFTSKLKNLNYDELLNITLISFPIAIIGARAYYVIFEFNQYKDNLIEVFNIRQGGLAIHGGIIFGMIAALIYTRYKKENLLEFADVAAPSIIIGQAIGRWGNFFNSEAHGGPVTQTFISKFPDFIQKGMLIDGVYYHPTFLYESIWNVIVCLLLIYLLSKTFKRGTVFFSYIGLYSLGRFFIEGLRTDSLMFAGIRVAQLISLTGIALWIIFLVINYKRKTLE, encoded by the coding sequence ATGAATCCAATAGCTTTTAATATATTTGGATTAGATATCAGATGGTATGGTATTTTTATTGCAACGGGAATGATGGTTGGAATTGTATTAGCTAATTTTACTTCTAAGTTAAAGAATCTTAATTATGATGAACTTTTAAATATTACTTTAATATCTTTTCCTATAGCTATTATCGGAGCTAGAGCTTACTATGTAATATTTGAATTTAACCAATATAAGGATAATCTAATAGAAGTATTCAATATACGCCAAGGTGGGCTTGCCATACATGGTGGAATTATATTTGGTATGATAGCAGCGTTAATATATACAAGGTATAAAAAAGAGAATCTTTTAGAATTTGCAGATGTAGCAGCACCATCTATAATTATTGGGCAGGCTATAGGAAGATGGGGAAACTTCTTTAATAGTGAGGCCCATGGTGGACCAGTTACTCAAACTTTTATAAGCAAATTTCCTGATTTTATACAAAAGGGAATGCTAATAGATGGAGTTTATTATCATCCGACCTTTCTTTATGAATCAATTTGGAATGTGATAGTATGTTTATTATTGATTTATTTATTGTCAAAAACATTTAAACGTGGAACTGTTTTTTTTAGCTATATAGGATTATATTCTTTAGGAAGATTCTTTATAGAGGGACTCCGAACTGATAGTTTAATGTTTGCAGGTATAAGGGTAGCACAACTAATAAGCTTAACAGGAATTGCACTATGGATTATATTCCTTGTAATTAATTATAAAAGGAAGACTTTAGAATAA
- a CDS encoding pro-sigmaK processing inhibitor BofA family protein, with translation MEVVLYFLIAIVAMVILVKLFSWPLKILGKLILNGALGVFLLLLVNFIGGSVDIIIPINAVSALIAGFLGVPGVIFLIIFNKLM, from the coding sequence ATGGAAGTTGTATTATATTTTTTAATTGCTATAGTTGCCATGGTAATTTTGGTTAAGCTATTTTCTTGGCCATTAAAAATATTAGGTAAGTTAATATTAAACGGAGCTTTGGGTGTCTTTCTTTTACTGCTTGTTAATTTTATAGGAGGATCTGTAGATATAATTATCCCTATAAATGCGGTATCTGCACTTATTGCAGGATTTTTAGGAGTGCCAGGAGTAATATTTTTAATAATTTTTAATAAATTGATGTAA
- a CDS encoding DUF2508 family protein: MDRKKIIEILFSNLKYTQEQKDIITQLEEAKLQWEVAKKCFAMVDDLKLVDYAIYREDQCKAKYIYFLLEAKRKNVTIDASYMIEELDTINI; encoded by the coding sequence ATGGACAGAAAAAAGATAATTGAAATATTATTTTCAAATCTAAAATATACCCAGGAGCAAAAGGATATTATTACGCAATTAGAAGAAGCCAAGCTTCAATGGGAAGTTGCAAAAAAATGCTTTGCGATGGTAGATGACCTAAAGCTTGTAGATTATGCAATTTATAGAGAAGATCAATGTAAAGCTAAATACATATATTTTTTACTAGAAGCTAAAAGAAAAAATGTTACAATTGATGCCAGTTACATGATAGAAGAGCTAGATACTATTAATATATAA
- the recR gene encoding recombination mediator RecR codes for MDFYPVAIEKLIEEFAKLPGIGRKTAQRLALFVLNLPREEVEEFAGALVKARGTLKYCSICGCFTDTDPCAICSNPNRDKSMVCVVENPKDIITMERVREFNGVYHVLHGTISPMSGRGPEDIKLRELIRRINGEVHEVIVATNPNIEGEATAMYISKILKPLGAKVTRIAHGIPVGGDLEYTDEVTLSKAMEGRKEI; via the coding sequence TTGGATTTTTATCCAGTGGCAATAGAAAAACTTATAGAAGAATTTGCAAAGCTCCCTGGTATAGGGCGAAAAACAGCTCAGAGGCTTGCATTATTTGTGCTAAATCTTCCAAGGGAAGAAGTGGAAGAATTTGCGGGCGCACTGGTTAAAGCTAGAGGAACATTGAAATACTGCTCTATATGTGGATGTTTTACAGATACAGACCCCTGCGCAATTTGTTCTAACCCCAATAGGGATAAGAGTATGGTATGCGTAGTTGAAAATCCAAAAGATATTATTACCATGGAAAGGGTAAGAGAGTTTAATGGAGTTTACCATGTTCTTCATGGAACAATATCCCCAATGTCTGGGAGAGGTCCTGAAGATATAAAATTAAGAGAACTTATAAGAAGGATTAATGGAGAAGTACATGAGGTAATAGTAGCAACTAATCCAAACATAGAGGGAGAAGCTACGGCTATGTATATATCTAAAATATTGAAACCACTAGGTGCAAAAGTTACAAGGATAGCACATGGAATTCCAGTTGGTGGAGATTTAGAATATACAGATGAAGTAACTCTTTCTAAAGCTATGGAAGGAAGAAAAGAAATATAG